In Setaria viridis chromosome 5, Setaria_viridis_v4.0, whole genome shotgun sequence, the genomic stretch AGTATATATCAAGCAAAATTgagttttcttttttaaaaatataagaCGCATGCATATGATCATTACGTTGAATAATTGCAGAGTAAATTGCTGAACTTACGAATGAAACAAGGTGAGAGCAAGCACGGCAATGATCATCAGCTTAGCCTTCCTTCGTAGTTGTAGTATGTTTCGGAGTGGCAAAATTACTAGAGTCGTTTGTGTTTGGAATTTGATGCGTTTGTTTCCTGGAATTAGGCATATATGGAATGGATAAGCACACAAAATTTGACATGTAACCTGTTCAATTTTTTGTATTTCAGACGATGGAGAGCCAAGACAACCTGCGACGGGCCTGCTCGGAAATCGCAAACAAGCTGGAGAAGTTCGTCATCATAGGCGCCGCCAGCAACCCACGCCCcgacgtcgccgcggcggccaagaACGCCGACcagccggcggccgcggtggagaCGGTGCGGTGCGCGTGCTGCAACGTGGGCGAGGACTGCACGGCGGCGTACATCCGCGGCGTCCGCGCGCGCTTCTGCGGCGACTGGCTGTGTGGGCTGTGCGCGGAGGCCGTGAAGGAGCGCGTGCGCCGCGACCCGGGCGgctgcgtggcggcggcgctgggcgcgCACGAGGCCGAGTGCCGGGACTTCAACGCGACGACCAGGCTGAACCCGACGCTGTCCCTGGCCGGGTCCATGCGCCGCATCGCGCGCAGGAGCCTGGACCGGAGGACGGCGTCGTGCCAGGAGCGCGgcagcctcggcggcggcgcgccggcgtccagggcggcggcgctcgcgagGTCCGCCAGCTGCGACCCGCGGTTCCTGGCCGACGTGGTGGACGAAGCCTCCTCCGGGGACCGGCGCAGATGATGGATCGAGCTCATCTCGGTCTTTGGCCCTTTGCTAGATACTCATTCTATAGTTTTCCTACCTTGGTTTGTATAAATTTCATGCTGATGCTTGAATGTGCTTGTGCTATGCATCTTCACTTGGTCTGTC encodes the following:
- the LOC140222786 gene encoding uncharacterized protein — protein: MESQDNLRRACSEIANKLEKFVIIGAASNPRPDVAAAAKNADQPAAAVETVRCACCNVGEDCTAAYIRGVRARFCGDWLCGLCAEAVKERVRRDPGGCVAAALGAHEAECRDFNATTRLNPTLSLAGSMRRIARRSLDRRTASCQERGSLGGGAPASRAAALARSASCDPRFLADVVDEASSGDRRR